The stretch of DNA TTTTTTTTGGCTTAACGTGAAAGTTGATTTCACAAATCTCTTTGGTTCTTAAAAAGTTACATTTTTGAGAAATACTTTTCGAGGTCTAGTTTACAATATGGTAGAATCTTAAATCGCCATTGGATCAGATCATGCTGTCACTGTTACTGCTGCTGCTATTATCTTTATATCCATTTAAATTGCAATTTTGCCAGAAGTTAGGAGGCATTGACTTGGACATGATGAAATAACGTTGATTTTAGTTATGGGGAATTAGAAAATTGACACTCTTTCAATTGGTTTGAGGTTTAGAGCCGTTGAGGCATCAGTAGGAACGTGTGTGAGGATGCAATTGTCTATTGTATTCAGTGTTTGTGACTTGTGAGACTACTGTTTCATTGATGTTTAGAAACATTTATTTGGATTTGGGATGGTAATCTCgtgctcttctggcactcacaTCCTGCGAGTTTAGAGTTTGATAGTTGATCATATCATGCTTTTGTACTTGAAAGATTAACAGTGGTATTCAGCGAGTTTTAAATAATCTCTTTCTTTGCATTACCATATGTGAATTTTTTGTGTGGAAAAGTTTTTAACAATATTAATTACATGCCCCTGCAACTTGCATTTCAAGTGATATATCTTACTATGTTTGGAATGTAATTTGTCCATTTGATAACTATAGACATGTCTTATCCATCTTCCATTCTTCTTTTTCAGTGAGCTTGTATTCTTGATTTCCATTGTGACTAATCTGAAGTTAGAAAATGTAAAGCAACTGCACCGCTTCCACTTCTATTCATCCGATGACATTGGTAGGATAGGACGGAAGTTGAAATTTAACTACCGAGGAATGCATTTTCTCTTCATAACAAATTTGTGAGCTGCGACAGACCAGTTGCTGCTTACTACTTGAATTCGAGGTCATCCTAGCTCCACGCCGGTGGGCATTGTTCCTTATTTTTTGCCATATCTCAATAATCATCCGTCTTTTGTCACCTAGATTCAGTTCCTCTAATGAACTGGCTcctttttgtgtgtgtgtgtgtgtgtataatcAATTTATTCTCAGAAGTGAGAGGCTTAATGTAAGCTTAATTCTTCTGTTGTTATCCAAACCAGTGTCTCCCTGAGGTACCTGTTGAATTAGGGGAAGCTTTAAAGAAATCAGAAGCAGCAGAAAGCAACCCATAGTTGTATGTTTTATCGTTTTCTAACAAAAGCACAGAGCTGTGCTGTTGTCGAAGAAAagacatgaaatattttcttgaatggGAAGCTTGGTGAATATTTTAAGGAGAAAACCAAATTCATCAACTTTCATCTGTCTTGGCCTTGTATCAAATATTGTCGATAGAATTCTAACTCTAGCATCACAATCTCTTGAAACTGCAAGAGCAAAAGTCAATCCAATCCATACTATGAGGTATTGACCAGATTCTTGTTAGTGTAAGTCTAGGTGGTAAACCTCATAAGAAGCCTGGGTACGTCTTACTCTTAGCTTTGCCAATTCTCGGGGATCCAGTCATCTCCCTTATGGCCAAGCCAGCTAAGAATTCGAAGGGCACTCTTTCAATTGCAGATGGATTGGCTCTTGACCAAAATCCAATTCATGAAGAGGACCTTATTGTTCATATGGTTTTAATTTCAACTACAAATTCGTGTTTCCTACTATGAATTTTTTATGAACCCACAGACTTCAAAAGAATGTTGATGGATGATAATTCAGGCTCCACTCCTGCTCTTGCCATGGCTCCCAATCCCAACCACCCTCGCCCAGCTTGtgttaggagtcctagaacGGTAAATTCATCAACCTCACTGGAAAACATCCGTTGTCGCCGACACTTGAACCTTCAATTGTAACCCAAGCTCTCAAAGATCCCCTTTAGAAACTGGCCGTagatgctgaacaaaatgcacTTTTGTTGAATGGTGCTTGGGAATTTATCTCGAGTTCAGTTGTATATACTATATACATTGCAAATGGATATATTGAGCGAGAGAAATCTAGGTGGCTCAACAGATAAATTTATAAACACGAACTCATCTTGTGGCAATTACAAAGCCTGCAAtgatacaaatatttttttgtctCGCCTTATTTAACAACTGGCCTCTGAACAATTGAATGTTAGCATTGTTTTTCTCCATGGGACATTACATGAAGATGTATATATGATGCAGCCCCCCTAGCCATAGACATTAACAGCTTCCACGTGCACATCTGTAAACTCAAGAAAGCGCTATACGGTCTTAAACAAGTGCTCAAACATGGTGTGATGCTAATAGCATTTTTGATTGCCTCTGGGTCCCACAATCATTTTCTGATACATGCttgtttttatttcatggtCTATGTCGATAAAATATTTGTAACAGGTAGTCATCCTGATTTCTTGGATCTGCCAAGTAGCCAGTAAGTTTTCCGTCAAAGATCTTGGCTCTCTACATCACTCTTTGGGAGCGGAAGACATCGGCACATTGCTAACTCTTGACGTACGAACTCGACATGACTGGTGCAAAGGATGCAGTCACACCCCTAATTCCATCTGAAACTCTATCTCTTGTTGATGGTTCTCCATTTATTGACTTTACAACTCGTTCCCATGTGTCATTTACTCATTTTCTGTGAATAAATTTTTCCAATTTATGCATACACCAATGCAGTTACATCGATAAGCTATAAGAGGAGTTTGTAAGTTCTTGAATGGCTCAATTTGTCATCACTTGTTTCTCGAACGTGGTTTCCTCCTTACTTCACAGTGTTTTCGGACTGATTGCAACCACGTTAGGTACAGATGTTGTTCTAACACAACATATTTAATATATCTtggtttaaattttatttcataGCATTTAGTTGATCAAAATCAGTTCCGCGCTCCTCCACCGAGGCTGGATACATGAGCAAATGCTGTAGAAGAAGTTTTATGTGTTATTTATCACATGAGATTGGTTTCTATGTACACCGACCTCCTACcttattttgtgacaatacatgAGCCACATATTTACGTTCCAATCATGTTTTTGTTTGTGTATGAAAAATTTAACTCTTGATTATCACTTTTTCGAGAACAAGTTTCTGCAGGTTATTGTGTATGCTTACAGAACCTCTGGGTGGTAGTCCATTTCTCATTCCAAAATCAGATATTTGATGGATCCTCCATCTTGCAGGGCGTGAAGAGGATAATTCAAAAGGGTAACCAATTCCAATATCATCTCATTTATCTTTGCATCTATTAGTTATCTCGTGTGTTTATATTGTAGCAACAAGTAATATCAATGCTCATTCGACACCTTAGTACTGTTCGCCCTAGCAATGTGGTAGTTGGCAAAAGTTGTATGATGTGTTCACTTTTCTGTGAAGCACCTGTACTACTGAGAATCAGAAAATGTCGTGTCTTCTGGTAATGATGAAAAAGATTGGAGGAGCCAATTTCTTCTCCTTCAATATTGCACAATGTGGGATAAAGTGAATTTCAgccttaatatatatatacgcaCACACATATTCTGATTCACTTATTTTATAACTTGAATTTCATACAATGATTCGTGAACCGAAGCTTAGACATGAAGCATAGTAGTATTTAAAGTAAGTGAGATATTTACTCAGTTCTAgagatatattaattatatatacatcTGACATTGTGTTTTACATAGAAGACAGAAAAATTTAGTAGCAAAGAGGGTAAGCATAACTTCTACTTTCTGAACAGTTGCCTGCAATGTTTCTTTGGCCAGTTGTGTAGACCCATAGTGTCACTCGTAACTACTTCGTTAATTAAGTCTTTAAAGATCAATCGTTCGATATCCAACACCAAGGCTGGAAACTCAACACCGTAGTCTACCCAGTCATCCGATTGATACATCATATCTGCATTTAAGATTCTGATGAGCCCATCTTCATCAAGATTGCGTTCTGCCTTCTGCTGCAGCCGGTCCACTTCCAGATATAATTCTTTTATGAGGAACTCCGGGCTTACCCTTTTCCTACCTGGGACGAATGACCCATCGGCAGCGATTTTGCGGGcatatatctcatttaccatatCAAAAACAACTTTTCTATGGCTTCTACAACTTGACTGTAACCACTCACTCTTTCTGTTGAGTTCTCCATTAGGCCCGTCCATGGTTTCCTCAGTTTGTTCGAGGATGTGGAACATATTTGGATCGATCAGATGGGATGAGGAATGGAGCTGATCGGTCGAAGAGATGAAGTTCATGTCCTCAAGAAGTTCTGAAGCGAGTATCATCTTATTAATGTATTTGTGATCCTGATTTGGGATCACATCCACCGATGCAGTTTGCTTTGCCGTAGCTTTGTCAGGTTTGGTTTTCAACCATCTAAGCTCATGGATCAAGTCCTTTATGTTTTCTAGCTTCTTTTGATTGTGCTCGTAACAATGATCGAGTGAGGAATGATTAAGTTTCTCTAGATTCCATAGAGCTTTATCAGGATACGAACTTTCATCTTCTGTACAGGTAGGAGGACAAAGCGAacctaaaaaaatataataatcatACATCCGATTATACATATGAGGTGTGTATTATATAAGTGAAACTTGTTAATTCATATGTTTTTATCATGTGAAGTTTACTGTCCACTTCAGTTTCTGTTTATGCTAATCTGAAGAGATAACAATACCTTGAAAATCTGTTGATATCTTCTTAATGGGAGATGGTGAATCTTCTTCATAAATTGTGGTATCAAGAACTGAGACTGGACTTGGTTGTTCCATCATGGTTGCTGCAACTTTGACTGCTGGCATGTGTTCGATCAATGTTGCCACTGAATTCTGGGATGACTAAAATGAAAGCTAGTAAGCTAGGGTGCAAAATAACAaatcaaaaattatattaagttTTTGTATCTCTATCTTTTCTTACCTCTTGTGTTATGGTATTTGTGTTAATAGAACTAACGACGCCTGTGACTTCTGTTGCCATCTGTGAGGATATGCTGATGTTCTCTTTCGACTTTATAGAAGCTGTATCACCCTGGTTACTTGAATATCTTGTCTCGGTGCTTTGCTCACTAAATTGATCATCACTTAATCGCAGATTTGTTGATTTTATGTTGAGTTCCCTGGCGTTCGAACGTTTTTCTACTACTTTCTTAATGGAGTGCCTTTTGACCCTGCCTGAATCCGGTGATGGGGTTGTGGGATGGGATTGTTTTTCTATCCTGCCTCGATTCTCTGTAAATCTCTGGCTCACGCATTCAGAACTCTTTCCAAAAGTATTACAACTTTTTACCATCATCCGCGGAGATGTTTTTAAGGTTTGCTCTACTTTTGAGGTTCTCCTAATGATCTTCTTTCCGATGGAAGGATCACGTGGACTGGAGACATCGAAATCAATTGCCCTTGCTTTCGAATCTTCTGCTGCTTGTTTGTGAACTGAGTTATCCCTGTACCCTCTAGAGTCTTGATTTTGAAATCTCTGCAAATGCTGTATTGCTATTCTGGAAACCTGAGTTGATCTCGAAAATTTCTCTCTGTCCATTACTGTTGGTGGTTTCATGATCACGATTGAAGAATCTCTTATCTTTGGAAGGCTATGCTCGTTAATGGTAAAAGCTTGTTGATGATTCTTTTTATCATGCCACATTGACAAGCAATAATTCTGATCAGAGCAGCTTTCATCTAAACTATACGTTCTTGTACGTGATGTGAATTGATCATACTCTCCTCTTTGATTTTCCAATCTGTCTCTTGTTTTTTGCATTGCTTCGAGTATCCGTTTAAGAGCTCTCAGATCCTTGTCAGACTTTTTGAATTCAAGTTCTGTTATTCTCTTCTCAAGTTCACCATAAACTGAAGAAGATTGATGCTGGATATTTGTCGAAGCTGTCCTACTGTGGGAAGCCACCTTGGGAGAATCTTGACTAGAATCTTGGTTCCTCCATGGAGCAGGTTCCAATGGAAACCTTGAACGGGTGCTTGGTTTCCAATCAGAATTGGAAGAAGGCAATCGTGGTGAGGCAGGATCATTCCGTGTAATTTGTGGGCAGTAAGAAACATGATTTTGGTTGCTGTTCTCTGCTGTTTGGGACGATCTTGAAACAAAATCTTCTTTGGGACATCTATTGATGTTTGTGATCCCACCATCACTGGATGCAGCATTTTCTGGGAAAGATTCCAAACCCATTAACTTTGCTACTAAACTGGATGATCGATTGTGGCTTCCCGGTTCTTGGTTTGCTTGGGATTCTTCGATCCATTTATCATTTTTCACGTGCAAGTCACAGCCCAAAAGATCCAATCTGGTCTCGAGTGCTGAACACTTCGTGGTACTTGCTCTGCTGTCTAATGATAACCTTGGGAGTTCTTTGAGCTTCATCATTGACTTCGATATCTCTCGTGATTCTCTTCCATCGTAAGAGAGGCGAGGAAGTGCCAGCCTCTCATCCTTGGAGCTGTTTGTGCGATCCTGGAGCTTGGCAAGAACTCGAGTTGATCCCTCAGCACTCATGGCTTTCGGTTTCACATATTTGGGCAGCTCCAAAGGCCTGGGAGAGTCGACGTGTTTCAAGACACGGCCTCTTATTTCATCTTTGGCTGGGCATTTTATCGACAATCCATGTGTTTGTTTGTACAACGAGTCCTTCACCACATCTTGAAGTTCATCGGATTTCGGCTCTTTCATGGCTGTGATCTGTGATCGCGTCTCAGGCATACTGGTTTGTCTCGGAGAAAGTAATTCTTGTTTAACTGTTCGGTTACACTCGAGTGATGAGAACATAGATGAacaagaagatgatgatgaaTAAGAGGGTCGGGACGATTCCATGGAACTCCTCGATTTCTCCTTCTGCACCTCCAAATCTTCTTCCTGCCAATGTAAGTTATTTAATTAGGCTTGTCCAAATTAAATAAAGGTGGTGACAACTAACTTTAATGAATTTTGACCAATTTCTGTATCTCGTTCtccaagaaaacaaaagaatacCCTGCAGAACCTTACCATGACAGCTTTTGGTGCATTTTTAGAATCCATATGGTGTTGAGCACCTGGAAGCACAGAATCAGCAGCTATATTTTAGTTTATGAGGAATTTAATGAGTAGAACGGATCATATCAAGGATAAATTTTACAAGATGAATCTCTCCCTCGACccaatccatgaaaaaaatattatttttaatgtaccTTGGATTAGTCTTTTATGGTTGCGGCCATTTACACGCCGACCTGCAAGAAAATGATTCGGGTCCAAGAACtgaaatatgacattcatacaCCCAATCTGTTTTCGCAGATCTCCATTAAGCGTCTTTTCAGACATGTCTGTTTCCTTCCCTGATACCATAACAGTGAAAAAACTTGGATTTTCTTCCTATGTCACTTATTCAGTGGCCTCTGTCGCCTCCAAACATGAAAGTAACCTGATTCAAGAAATATCTTGATTACTCACAGACAGTTTCAGTTGGTCTTGAAGCCTTTTTTTATCGCTTGACTTttatttcagcatgttttgttTCTTGTTTTCTGCCAGAGGGAGGAATATAACGAGTCTTTCCCAGTAGTTTTGATTCAACCAGACTTTGTGAAAAAATATGTGTAAACTTTCATTGCGTAAAATTTGAAACTATGAGCATGATaaaagagaagaagaaaacagAGCACTTACAGAGATGGGATTCtgtttaaaatgataaaatttcTGGATTCCAACAATGATCGAGAATTGCCACCATCAATGAAGAATATCAAAGATCCGTCCTTCCTAGACAACGAAAATGATGTTGTGTTATTCGGGTTTTCTCGCAGTGTGTGCAAatggatatatatattatttataatggGTAAGtgtttatttatgatatatattttttggaaaGAATCTGAGTCAGATGTGGTGTGAATGTGTGGGGCACAGTTTCACTGGTCATATTCTTTGATTCCATGTGGATCATGTAATGTTGGTGGGGTCGAGATTCTGGAGCCTGGACATCTCTACTTTGGCATGTGGTGTGTCAGATCATTCGTTTTGGCCAAATACCACTTTAATCACTCccttgatttttattttatttttaaaaaaatttcatttttatgatatCTGTttgttttttataattttagtcatcaatattatcaaattataattttaatctaGTATCTTaagattttttatgatttaatctTTTTTCATCGAGAATGCTGCTTTAACACTACACATATTAGATAATATTCTTTGGTTAGAAAAGATGTATCTTTGAGAGTCAGCATTGATGGTGGCAATTTTGTCCATGTAAACTCATTGACAGAAACTCTGATGATATCCGAAATTTCGATCTCGAATTAGAACACCTTCAAATTTTCTACGACTATCTTGAATGTATTTTTCGATTGTTGATGATGTATCTTATTAAATTTTTGTGGACACCTTATGACTATTGTTCTCTTCAAAATAACCTAATGGTCTTGTTTTGAAGTTCAGTTGCATGATTTACATAACTTAATGTTAGGTAGTTGccattttgatttattatttcAACTGCCGCAAAGCAACTTAGCAATTAATTAATGTGTACAATGTAACAGTTCATATAATTGGAAGGCTGGTAAAATTTAATGAATTATAATTGAGCAAGAAATATGGATAGAGGGTGCAACCGTAATCCATCGTAATTTATTCAATATGATCTTTAGATGGTAAGGATGTGATAGCGTTTGCTTGTTTCttcacctatatatatatatatgtgtgtgtgtgtgcaaaaacttgtgtgagatgatctcacggatcttattttgtgagacggatatcttatttgggtcatccatgaaaaaatattattttttatgttaagaatattactttttattgtgaatatcggtagggttgatccgtctcacagataaatatttatAAGACTGTCTCATAAAAGAGCTACTGTTAAATGTGACTGACATCACAAACAATAATGATGTTCTTTTGTGATAATGCAAATATCATTTAAACGCATTCAAAGGACACTTTTATCTTTGCTAATAATGTTTGTTTATCCTCTCAAGTGTTTCATTTAGAAGAAATAAcacattacatttaatttttttccctcATTGATAGCAAAACTCTTGGACGGTTCGACTTACCCTTCGGATCCTTTACTTTAAAAGTCAAATTTTTGGGAAGAGTTTGATAGATGATAGAAAAATAACAACTCTGGTTTTGTAAACATTTTGACAAATACGTCAACATATTCTTATTAGGGTTATCAATTCGGGTGGATTGGATCGAGTTGGTGCATAATACTATTTAAAAATTGTTCAACCCAAACCAACCCGAAAACTCACAATTTGAACCTAAACCCGACTCAACCCGATCAATTTCTCAAcccgattttttatttttaaattttttaaaaaattaaataaaattcgaaaaaaaaatgtaaacacataataacaaaatctccttcatatatgatttaaatttgaaagtctaatagtaggaaattaaattatatttattaaatcaaataaaaagtcctttaaaaataaaaaatgcgcaaaataaatatgaaaatttatgatataaatatacaataaataatttTCATACATACGATACATAAAAATACatgcaatatttattaattatatattttttaaaaaatttaaaattttcttgacccGAATCTGATTATTTTTTCAGTTCAGATACGGGTCGTACTGTGTCGGGATAATGGATCGGGTCCGATTTTGACACTCCTAATAACTACCCAGCttgaaataaaaagaaaatagccTAATATTATTATGTGACAACATTTTTAACTTTCATAAAAAATGTacaatctatttttttttttaaaggacTTTTTCCATTACGCACCGTCAATTTTCCCAAGCCTCCATCCAtatgttatttttctcaaagaGGTGAATGTCCTTGCAAGATATCACAAGAACATGGGGTGTTGTTCCCAAGAATATTATTTTGCAAACTTCacaaatcaaatatatatattgatgtAATAATGCTTGAAGagtacatgtgtgatgtgtagaccTTTCATATGCTATCAATTTTCAAGTTATTTGACTTTAATAACCAAATAAAGAGGGGGTAAAATTGTATGATTTGATAATTGAAACTTGAAACAGAGGGCTACAAAAAAAGGTTACCCATCACGTGTATAAAGTAAAGATATCCCATGAGGCGTGCTTCAATTTCACGACGCAAAAACCAACCACGAACCCATCTCAATCAATCCCAGCTAGCTTATACTATGTTACAGACCATCGGTCTGAGGGCGATCCAACAGACATGAATATGATCATTCATcgatttttttccttaaaaatccGAACTAGATTATCGCTATATGTAAtggatttttttgttaaaattagCCTTTCAAGTCGATTAAGAACAACAAATCAATCGAGCTACCCACCATTTGTTTTAGGTGGATTCGGCAGATAGATTGTGATCGTTATCTATTTTAAAAAACCTTGAGTTGAATACgatgattttaaaattataaatgtgCTTCAAAAATGCAATCGAGTCGTgatctaatatatatatatatatatatatatatatatatatatatatatcacgtGACATGAGatgtttaaatatatatattttaagtagAGACGGTCTCATATATCTATATCAGTGAGACATATCAACATAGAACATACatgtaatgaaaaataataattttaacataaaacGTTATAATTTTCACGAGTGAAGTCCAATCATTAATCCATATCACACAATTGCTCGTGAAATTATTTCGCAAGAGCTTTTGTGATAGTTTTTTGTTCACATAAAATACAGAGATTGTCATATTTCTGAAATGATCAAGTtggatttatttattattttaaaatcattatTAATTGAAGACTTGGCAGATTTATGCACATGCCCGCTTGCCTTCCTGCAACTGCGATGGAATCCATGGGGATCTGGAAATTATTTATaatgcaataaaaataattatactataaagaaataataataataataatatatatatatatatatctgccAAGATTCTTCCATCTGGAAATTCGTCCAGTTCAtggtaaatattttaataattcaaaaattaaatgaaaatccTTTTTGTATATACattgatttatgaaataatattgTGGTGTTGAACATGTGAACAAAATATATTGAAGATTGCAACTCAAGTTCAGTGGTTTTAGACTTTAGTATAGATTTGCGACATATATAGGTGTAAACTGATTAAACACGAATTATTTCGATAGATTGCAAGTTGTTCGTGTAACATGATTAAAATAGTTCTAAGATTAAATTAGCTAGAAAATTCGAGAAATTTAACTGAATAGAAAACAATTTACAGAAAAACACTAAAAATCCTGCAGTATAAATTGATTTGGGCAACCGCTCTAATATTATAAAGccaaaacttgtatgagacggtctcacgagtcgtattttgtgagacggacctcttatttgagttatccattaaaaagtattattttttatgccaagagtattactttttattgtgaatatcggtagggttaacccgtctcacagataaagattcgtgagaccgtgtcGCAAATGAACCATAAACGGACAACTCTAAGTTATCTCAAGGAagaagagacctactctattaTAAAAAGTTTGTCTATTTTTGAGCAAATTGAAATACTATATAAAAGGTTTGAGTAATATATATTTGTtgtgtttcaaattttttatcatCTTAGTTGTCAAGTCAAGTTTCCGTCTTAATATATCATGCGTGTTTTTTGTTTTATCACTTTATGtagttttagtcatttttcatacGTGACGTTGTTTCGCTGACTTGTCGCCAACATGTTGCTACTTTTGTAGAgtaacataatatatttaacgaaaaaatgattaaaaatgtcaaaaattaaaatatactgACTTAGATTCAATTTCGACGGTAGAGAAGACCAAATTCTAATAGAAAATTATACTCCAGGTATATTGgaaatttccaaaaaaatatGGTGTAAAAAACTTTAGAATTGATAGTGTTGCAGGTTCATGAATTATACTGGATATGTTGTTGCAATCAACTGTGGGGCACAATAATATAAATGTGGAAAAAAACATAAATTGGTactttgcattaaaatataaagaGGAAAAAAAACGACTTTCCCATTAAATATGATCGTATACTTCGAATCAAAACAATGActgaatattaaaaaaaattcaaaatttaatgatatttttacataaaacaaaatgttattCCCACATCTATTGTTCATCAATATTGAAAGAGATGTTTGACATAAAAGTACTAAATCGAAGGAGATTATATGAATCAGATGTAGATGTTGTATGTATTGTTGTAACACCTTAACACAAAACCAAAACTAATGATGAAATGTTTGTGAAGCCGAAACTTTATTTGATAAACAAACACACTAATCAACAATGTGATTAGTTGTTTGAGGTGTTGTATCTCCGTGTATTCAATACTCTACGGAAACACAGCAATACGCCTTGACTTGAACACTTGATTTCTTTGAAATAAATCACAAACTCACGTGCTTGCTATCTGCGACGTCTATATTCCTCATTTTTTAATCACGTCGTCTATCTTCCTCATTTTTTTAATCACATCATCTATCTTTGATTATTTATAAGCTTCGTTTGCTATAAGATTTATTTCTTGGATAGAATCCcacaaaatatgaaaataataattttattaataaataaactctttttaaaataaatatattatacctaTAGTTTATCAAAGATCTCAGTAATCTAAAAAGACAAAATTCTATACTTTAATATGCACAATATTATCAAAAATCAAACTATAATTaatgaataaatt from Primulina tabacum isolate GXHZ01 chromosome 3, ASM2559414v2, whole genome shotgun sequence encodes:
- the LOC142539583 gene encoding protein LONGIFOLIA 1-like isoform X2, with amino-acid sequence MVSGKETDMSEKTLNGDLRKQIGCMNVIFQFLDPNHFLAGRRVNGRNHKRLIQGAQHHMDSKNAPKAVMEEDLEVQKEKSRSSMESSRPSYSSSSSCSSMFSSLECNRTVKQELLSPRQTSMPETRSQITAMKEPKSDELQDVVKDSLYKQTHGLSIKCPAKDEIRGRVLKHVDSPRPLELPKYVKPKAMSAEGSTRVLAKLQDRTNSSKDERLALPRLSYDGRESREISKSMMKLKELPRLSLDSRASTTKCSALETRLDLLGCDLHVKNDKWIEESQANQEPGSHNRSSSLVAKLMGLESFPENAASSDGGITNINRCPKEDFVSRSSQTAENSNQNHVSYCPQITRNDPASPRLPSSNSDWKPSTRSRFPLEPAPWRNQDSSQDSPKVASHSRTASTNIQHQSSSVYGELEKRITELEFKKSDKDLRALKRILEAMQKTRDRLENQRGEYDQFTSRTRTYSLDESCSDQNYCLSMWHDKKNHQQAFTINEHSLPKIRDSSIVIMKPPTVMDREKFSRSTQVSRIAIQHLQRFQNQDSRGYRDNSVHKQAAEDSKARAIDFDVSSPRDPSIGKKIIRRTSKVEQTLKTSPRMMVKSCNTFGKSSECVSQRFTENRGRIEKQSHPTTPSPDSGRVKRHSIKKVVEKRSNARELNIKSTNLRLSDDQFSEQSTETRYSSNQGDTASIKSKENISISSQMATEVTGVVSSINTNTITQENSVATLIEHMPAVKVAATMMEQPSPVSVLDTTIYEEDSPSPIKKISTDFQGSLCPPTCTEDESSYPDKALWNLEKLNHSSLDHCYEHNQKKLENIKDLIHELRWLKTKPDKATAKQTASVDVIPNQDHKYINKMILASELLEDMNFISSTDQLHSSSHLIDPNMFHILEQTEETMDGPNGELNRKSEWLQSSCRSHRKVVFDMVNEIYARKIAADGSFVPGRKRVSPEFLIKELYLEVDRLQQKAERNLDEDGLIRILNADMMYQSDDWVDYGVEFPALVLDIERLIFKDLINEVVTSDTMGLHNWPKKHCRQLFRK
- the LOC142539583 gene encoding protein LONGIFOLIA 1-like isoform X4, yielding MVSGKETDMSEKTLNGDLRKQIGCMNVIFQFLDPNHFLAGRRVNGRNHKRLIQGAQHHMDSKNAPKAVMEEDLEVQKEKSRSSMESSRPSYSSSSSCSSMFSSLECNRTVKQELLSPRQTSMPETRSQITAMKEPKSDELQDVVKDSLYKQTHGLSIKCPAKDEIRGRVLKHVDSPRPLELPKYVKPKAMSAEGSTRVLAKLQDRTNSSKDERLALPRLSYDGRESREISKSMMKLKELPRLSLDSRASTTKCSALETRLDLLGCDLHVKNDKWIEESQANQEPGSHNRSSSLVAKLMGLESFPENAASSDGGITNINRCPKEDFVSRSSQTAENSNQNHVSYCPQITRNDPASPRLPSSNSDWKPSTRSRFPLEPAPWRNQDSSQDSPKVASHSRTASTNIQHQSSSVYGELEKRITELEFKKSDKDLRALKRILEAMQKTRDRLENQRGEYDQFTSRTRTYSLDESCSDQNYCLSMWHDKKNHQQAFTINEHSLPKIRDSSIVIMKPPTVMDREKFSRSTQVSRIAIQHLQRFQNQDSRGYRDNSVHKQAAEDSKARAIDFDVSSPRDPSIGKKIIRRTSKVEQTLKTSPRMMVKSCNTFGKSSECVSQRFTENRGRIEKQSHPTTPSPDSGRVKRHSIKKVVEKRSNARELNIKSTNLRLSDDQFSEQSTETRYSSNQGDTASIKSKENISISSQMATEVTGVVSSINTNTITQENSVATLIEHMPAVKVAATMMEQPSPVSVLDTTIYEEDSPSPIKKISTDFQEDESSYPDKALWNLEKLNHSSLDHCYEHNQKKLENIKDLIHELRWLKTKPDKATAKQTASVDVIPNQDHKYINKMILASELLEDMNFISSTDQLHSSSHLIDPNMFHILEQTEETMDGPNGELNRKSEWLQSSCRSHRKVVFDMVNEIYARKIAADGSFVPGRKRVSPEFLIKELYLEVDRLQQKAERNLDEDGLIRILNADMMYQSDDWVDYGVEFPALVLDIERLIFKDLINEVVTSDTMGLHNWPKKHCRQLFRK